A stretch of Hydractinia symbiolongicarpus strain clone_291-10 chromosome 9, HSymV2.1, whole genome shotgun sequence DNA encodes these proteins:
- the LOC130656659 gene encoding RNA polymerase II-associated protein 1-like, which produces MIKRPSPNENEEDILKFQEEYFTSQEKPSVTIHSKVNSSSKKYQTQQDDTKNRDVVDLGEVKQTTKVDTHIREGRRFMLNEKDFDAAQSLHEKDKDHIVDVLTQIQEHEVKKPYNFSAGYYKTGFPLAPKLNRDQLSCERRTYDGSSKKKSLFAQQFNTFKRQEKLGKKQSEPAASSSADYSPNISSKENHSSIVNVDIKKDPMYETIHEENIQRLKEMGEQKILEEKANLASSLDPKLLSFLRKRAEEKQNNIKINNTDSAKASDTEENKDVGKRNADSEPTHQNGDVKSLEVDPYVEFNIKKDYVHMSDVEKEKLAWMTKIPSVKLKEDSVIPRFDFDGNLLIIEPSSIETEYPISSGLYHHGDDPQLPGYTLQELYHMVRSNFQSQRILALQMLGRIIKNYHQQTYHGKLTEDLLNQCLNAGLIFILRWSLDEQAEQIYSAAVAVLANVVYVKSDMDMIENVMYAEEGYKIPSLCTFYKKKREEMTQEEKEQDRDLTDAEIMQADVVKGLIQIQTLPRLRYIMEVREPSDNCIKNCLFVLTRIVLHNKETAYEVFKCSRLIEVIFKILSNSSTISSKQTYKVHALRFLKFICIAGKHMAATLLSTYKLEDVLSSTFSLSDNLTNKSTVESFVQTCQVWRILLLHGLSTNLAKNLYPIIINHLQQISINFKRFDDKSVASLITVIDAIFCSAIDGCFDMTIIDGLFELILHCVKTVQKDLFEYKKVTYPFFLSSLLVCCSSYYSAKNNMVLQVNPILLLDEVENFWTSHMQPILKSPFLNILFDELRVYSDFKTMKKRDVLHHPPPDCLPTFGTSYLLASGGFTFEPTIILMQAILKLSLQLININKNLISQAASILTSAGSVAFITFIQSSSHVKRSDILLTTRMELLIISHMLEIFQLVGEKLGYAMFGSAVVESFQQVAFCLLSWLQPGDEQHVVTLYQKIIFNSKIFKKQNYILWVAEHCDNNVEEIMKQQLSVSRNNLKHIGSMYETVLLRAERFQKKGLTSYMTASRTEQLIPTDWMFLPIVQLYNSSMKLESSGGIISTASEASIATSKRCLQFILLLEVTKSSVLANIDETLRLTRLLCLFLTEGCLFNEGELKDVLLCLLVTYSSPSFQSYLNFETTIPGVTSFYDIYCSLLDQYLSSSFGDYTFANFILFPIQLRHDVKFRRAVWTEYCEVLRQFPIPLTQVTCDIKRFLAAEEENFEMVRLYFKALITKKVRPTWCPVFYLIAVHHVNQFIFGDERKNMDGKTDQSGDIEKARTDFLDEILTLNNQECKDDVITYQCFDFNSPRGISKFTHLPPSRELLLRERGVSMSQR; this is translated from the exons atgataaaaagaccTTCACCAAATGAAAATGAAGAGGATATATTAAAATTTCAAGAAGAATACTTTACCTCTCAAGAAAAACCTTCGGTTACCATTCATTCTAAAGTAAATTCATCATCAAAAAAGTATCAAACTCAACAAGATGACACTAAAAATCGAGATGTAGTGGATTTAGGAg aagtgaaacaaaCTACAAAGGTAGATACACATATAAGAGAAGGAAGGAGATTTATGTTGAATGAGAAGGATTTTGATGCTGCCCAATCTTTGCATG AAAAAGATAAAGACCATATTGTTGATGTTTTAACACAAATCCAG gaACATGAGGTAAAAAAGCCTTACAATTTCTCGGCCGGTTACTATAAAACAGGATTTCCGCTAGCACCAAAGTTAAATAGAGATCAATTGAGTTGTGAAAGAAGAACTTATGATGGTTCTTCTAAGAAGAAATCTCTTTTTGCACAGCAATTCAATACTTTCAAAAGACAAGAAAAGTTAGGAAAAAAACAAAGCGAACCTGCAGCATCGTCATCAGCCGATTATTCTCCTAATATTAGCAGTAAAGAAAACCATTCTTCTATTGTTAATGTTGACATAAAAAAGGACCCAATGTATGAAACGATACATGAAGAAAATATACAGAGGTTAAAAGAAATGGGTGAACAGaaaattttagaagaaaaagcTAATTTAGCTTCTTCTCTGG ATCCAAAGCTGTTGTCATTTCTACGTAAGAGAGCTGAAGAAAAGcagaataatattaaaataaacaacacaGACTCTGCAAAAGCATCAGACActgaagaaaataaagatgTGGGTAAAAGAAATGCTGATTCAGAGCCAACACATCAAAATGGTGATGTTAAGTCACTTGAAGTTGACCCCTATGTTGAATTCAACATAAAAAAAGATTATGTGCATATGTCTGAtgtggaaaaagaaaaattagctTGGATGACAAAAATTCCCTCTGTTAAATTAAAAGAG GACAGTGTAATACCTAGGTTTGATTTTGATGGAAATCTCCTGATCATTGAACCATCTTCTATCGAGACAGAATATCCCATATCCAGTGGTCTTTATCACCACGGCGATGATCCTCAACTTCCAGGTTATACCTTACAAGAACTGTATCATATGGTTAGATCCAATTTTCAATCACAACGGATACTAGCTCTTCAAATGCTGggaagaataataaaaaat tATCATCAACAAACATACCATGGCAAACTGACAGAAGATTTATTAAACCAATGTCTTAATGCTGGTTTGATATTTATTCTGCGATGGTCACTTGATGAGCAAGCTGAGCAAATATATAGTGCCGCCGTGGCTGTTTTGGCAAATGTTGTTTATGTTAAAAGTGACATG GATATGATTGAAAATGTTATGTATGCCGAGGAAGGATACAAGATTCCTAGCTTATGTACATTTTATAAGAAGAAAAGGGAAGAAATGACGCAAGAGGAAAAAGAGCAAGACCGTGACTTAACAGATGCTGAAATAATGCAAGCAGATGTTGTTAAG ggCCTAATCCAAATTCAAACCCTTCCACGCCTACGTTACATCATGGAAGTTCGCGAACCATCTGACAATTGCATCAAGAATTGCTTGTTTGTGTTGACCAGGATTGTCCTGCACAATAAAGAAACTGCTTATGAAGTATTCAAGTGTTCAAGGCTGATCGAAGTCATCTTTAAAATACTTAGCAATAGCAGCACAATATCGAGCAAACAAACTTACAAAGTACATGCTTTGcgttttctaaaatttatttgcaTTGCTGGAAAACACATGGCGGCTACCTTG CTCTCCACTTATAAACTTGAGGATGTTTTGTCATCAACATTTTCTTTAAGTGATAACCTCACTAACAAGTCAACAGTTGAAAGTTTTGTACAAACTTGCCAAGTGTGGAGAATATTGTTGCTGCATGGATTATCAACAAATTTAGCAAA GAATTTGTACCCAATCATCATAAATCATTTGCAGCAAATATCGATAAACTTCAAAAGGTTTGATGATAAATCTGTGGCTAGTTTGATTACTGTCATTGACGCAATATTCTGCAGTGCTATAGATGGTTGCTTTGACATGACGATTATTGATGGTTTGTTTGAATTGATTTTGCATTGCGTTAAAACTGTGCAGAAGGATTTATTCGAATATAAAAAG GTGACATATCCTTTCTTTCTATCTTCATTGCTGGTGTGTTGTTCATcttattattctgctaaaaataaCATG GTATTACAAGTCAACCCAATTTTACTGCTGGACGAAGTTGAAAACTTTTGGACTTCCCACATGCAACCAATCCTAAAGTCTCCATTTCTTAACATACTCTTTGATGAATTAAG agTGTATTCAGATTTCAAAACAATGAAGAAGAGAGATGTTTTGCATCACCCTCCTCCAGACTGTCTTCCCACATTTGGCACTAGCTATCTACTTGCTTCTGGAGGTTTCACTTTTGAACCAACCATTATATTGATGCAAGCAATTCTAAAATTGAGTTTGCAGctgataaatataaataaaaatctaatTTCCCAA gcAGCCAGCATTCTTACATCAGCAGGAAGTGTTGCGTTCATCACTTTCATTCAAAGCTCTTCACATGTAAAG CGAAGTGACATTCTACTAACGACACGTATGGAGTTGTTGATCATTTCGCATATGTTAGAGATATTTCAACTTGTG ggtGAAAAATTAGGATATGCGATGTTCGGTAGTGCAGTTGTGGAATCCTTCCAACAAGTTGCATTCTGTTTGCTGTCTTGGCTACAACCTGGTGATGAGCAGCATGTCGTGACATTGTATCAGAAGATTATATTTAACTCTAAGATTTTCAA GAAGCAGAATTATATACTTTGGGTTGCTGAACATTGTGACAACAATGTGGAAGAAATAATGAAGCAGCAGCTTTCTGTTTCCAGAAACAATCTAAAGCACATTGGTAGCATGTATGAGACAGTCCTGCTGAGAGCTGAGAG ATTTCAAAAGAAGGGATTGACTTCGTATATGACAGCATCAAGGACGGAACAGCTTATACCAACCGATTGGATGTTTCTTCCCATTGTTCAGCTGTACAATTCTTCAATGAAACT TGAATCTTCTGGTGGAATAATTTCAACGGCTAGTGAAGCATCTATTGCTACTTCGAAACGTTGTCTACAGTTTATCTTGCTGTTGGAAGTGACGAAGTCATCTGTACTTGCGAACATTGACGAGACTTTGAGATTGACAAGattattgtgtttatttttaacaG agggATGTTTGTTCAACGAGGGAGAGTTAAAAGATGTATTGTTATGCTTGTTGGTGACATATTCTTCTCCATCATTTCAATCATACTTGAACTTCGAAACAACAATTCCTGGTGTCACCTCTTTCTACGACAT ATACTGTTCTTTGCTCGACCAGTATCTTTCTTCTTCATTTGGTGATTATACCTTTGCGAACTTCATCTTATTTCCGATACAACTGCGGCATGATGTTAAATTTCGAAGAGCTGTATGGACGGAATATTGCGAAGTTCTAAGACAATTTCCAATACCGTTAACGCAG GTTACATGTGACATCAAAAGATTTCTTGCAGCAGAAGAAGAGAATTTTGAAATGGTCAGGTTGTACTTTAAGGCGCTTATTACAAAGAAAGTCag gCCCACATGGTGCCCTGTTTTTTATCTGATTGCTGTCCATCATGTGAACCAGTTCATATTTGGTGACGAGAGAAAGAATATG GATGGCAAAACTGACCAAAGTGGAGACATTGAAAAAGCT